The DNA region TCCCACATATTCTTCCTAGGGCTGACCAAGTTCCATGTCGTGTTCTGCGTCGTGACCttcacaaccatcatggggttGTGAGTTGTGACTCTGCTTCAACGTGGTCAGATACATGGGAGAGCGAAGTGGAGAACCAAGCAAAGTTCCCATAGAAACCGTGTGCTACACCCGTAATAaatcatcatcttcatatgGTGGGGGTAAAGAGGGTGATGGTAGGCTTGGCAATCTCGACAGTGTAATCTTCAATAGCATTGGATAATAGGTACGAACGATCGGGCTAGGAGCCTGCGCCTCGTGTTCCAGTAGGTCTACGTCAACCATTGTTGTGTCTCGCCTCATCAATGGTTGTGAAGAATGACTGAGAGGAGCACCCTTCACGGTGAATCGAGTCTTGGCAAGTGGAGTAGGATGCAGACCACCCAAAGCACGGTAGAGACCGCCCATGAGGCAGGTCGTAGCGAGAACACCCATCATGTCCACTTGCGAGGGTCTGCGCACCCGCACCGGATTGCGCTAAAGGCTGTGAGCATGAGCATGAGCATGAACGCCCGCTACATGAAGAAGACCGTGACACATGTGGCCAGATGCTGCTTGTAGAAGCAGGAGATCGCGTGCGTCCGCGTGTCAGCACACCGTGCAAAGGAGAACGAGCACATGCATGTGAGTGTGCATTGTGCACCAGTGAGCGACGTGTGCGATAGCTGCCTCCATGCGCCAGGGACTGGGAACGCGTGCAGGAGCGTGAGGGAGGCGCCATCCCATGCGTGTACTCACCACGTGCAATGAAATGAGGGCACCAATGTGAGTATTCATGCAGCGGGCCGGCCAGACGATGTTACCCATGGCCCCCTCCATGCCTAGAACTGTTGCGGCCTCTACCGCCATGGTCACCGCCAGTTGGCGGATCTAGAAAAATTGAAAGGGTATGCTTATTCTAGCACCAGACATCTTCGACACTACTAAGTCTAGACTGTGCAGGTAGGAGATAATAGGAGAAAGTTGACAGTCCAATAACTCAATTTGGATAATGTAATAGAAGCAACACTGGTTTTATACCCATATGCTCTAGTTTGGAAAAGTAAATAACTTCATGTCAGGATTGAAGTTGGAACACAAGAACATGCTTAGAATGAACTCTTTAAAGCTAGACATGAATAATCATAGACAACCTTTATTACTTTATAGTAGAATAGAATGAGAATTACCTCATAAATAGTGTAGAAAGCAGGTGAATCCAACAAGAAACTCTACATGATTGTGTCCTCGTTGCACAAATCAAAAGTCACACGATGGGTAGATCTATGGTAACTAGGACATCCGCCTTCGCCCAATCCAGCTTGGACTCTTCCTTCTCTGACAACCACCTCTCCTGATGCTCCTTCAGGCTGCTACTTCATTGACTCGCTGCTCGATTACCTGTTACCACCCTGATTCTACGACTTCGACTCAAGCGTGACTGCAACACCCACAacccaaaaccacaaccatctcaGGCTGTGAGGGCGGAGCGGGCCGGCGCTTGATGGTCGGTGGATCCGTGGAGCGGAGCACGGCTCACGCCGTCATGATGAGTCGGCGAGCAGGGCGCTGGACTTGGAGGGCGACAGGGCACTAGAAGGTGGCATGGTGCGAGCACAACGAGGGCACCGGGGGTGATGGTGTGGCCGCCCAGGCATGACACACTCACTCGCTAATGTGGTGATGGTTGAGGCGGGTGGCTAGGGCGAGCAAGTGAAGGGCTTAGGGGTGTCGACGAGTAAGAGAATGACTTGGAGGCGTTAGGCAATTAGACGAGTTGAGTTGGGCTAGGAACCAGGTACactaatttctttttttctgtgcCCTAGCCCACCCGGTGACCCTGTGGATCCGCCCCTGATCACCACGGCGACGTTGGTTGTGGTAGAAAACGCGATCGTCGACGCGCTGACTGCGGTGCTGAGTAGGCCCCGCAACATGCCACATAAGGGAGCGTTCGGAACACTCTGTGGACTTCGAGAAAGGGATGCACCTTCGGACTGGTTCCGGATGGTGATGTGCCACACCGGGGATGTGGTTCTCCAAGCGTCGTGGCAGAGGACGGAAAGCCACCGAGTTGAGGGGTAGGGCAGGGGCCTGCTGAATTGGCGCTTTCCGCATCGGCTCGATGTGGCGCCAGCTGGCCGTCCTGGCCGCGCGGTGCCTAGCAGGCTTCTTCTTGGAGGGACACCAGCTCGAACGATGGCCAGAAGCAGAGCGCAGGATGCAGCGAGGTGGGTCTCTGCAATCTGCAAACTTGTGGTCTGACGCTAAACATCTGAAGCATCTCCCACTTGATTTCTTCTTGAACAAAGACAGGATTGCCATGGCATTTAAGCCGGAAGAAGAGGCAGGTGGCTGGCGCCTTGAATTCTTGGCATTAACTGATCTCCGCCAAAATCTCGACTTGACCTTCACCCAGCCCAGGGAATCATCCATACCATCAGATGCCTTCGCAGCATGTGAGCCTGACGGACCAACATCCAAAGCAGCAGGGGGCTCGAGGTGCATAGGGGCATCACGAGCATTGAAGCTGGAATGTGGAGGAACAGCCACCACTGAGCTGCGTTGTTGCCGCATCGCAGGGGGAGGAGGGAGTAACGGCGATTTCCCCTTTAGATCGGCGGGGATGCGAGCAGCATATAGCTCTTGCTGCAGTGCGTCATCGGATAGCTCCTCCTGCTGCAAGCAACGACCAAGCCTGGGACCCCATCCGCAACCAGGGTCGCACGCGGATGCGCCTGAAGCCGGGTCCGGGCTGCGGGAGAAGGATAGATCTAGATGATCTCGGTGGGCTGATGCGGCGGGGAAAAAAAGGCTTTTTGGTGGCTGCCGGGAGCCGGAGTGGCCACGCGGCAGGCGCCCAGAGAATTCTGGgttgggggagggggaggagggtgACGGAACGGGCAGCGGCCGACGAGGGGAGGCCGTCGCCGTTGCAGTCGCCACGGGGTCGTGTGGGGAAGGAGAGCTAACGGTCATTTTTTTGGGCACTTGCTCGTATCTTCCGCCAGCTTTTGCTCGCTCGCTAGCCGTCATCGTCACCGATGCCGCGCCCCGATGCTTGGCGAGGTTTTCCTTGAGGAGAGCGATCTCGTGGCACACCTCCACCATGGTCGGCCTTGCCGTCGGCGAGTGCTGCGTGCACACGAGCCCGAGGTCGATCAGCTCGACCATGACGTCCGCCATGATCCTCtcgtccgccaccgccgccgccgcgtccgtcaGCCACGACCGAGCGACGATCGCGCCGACGTCATACGGGTAGTGCCGCTTGATCCAATCGTGCAGCGTGAGCCCCTCGTGGAAGATGACATCGGTCGGCCTCTTCCCGGTGATCAACTGGAGAAGCATCacgccgaagctgtacacgtcgcCTTGCGTCGAAGGGTGACCTCCCAATCCGTACTCTGAACCATGCAAGAACAGAGCACAAGAAAAATGATAAGCAAACGTCGAAGGGTGACCTCCCAATCCGTACTCTGAACCATGCAAGAACAGAGCACAAGAAAAATGATAAGCAAACGTGACATGTTTTTGATTAATGAACATGATTAAGTGTAAATTAATGTGCAAATCGATGAAACTAGCCACCTGGTGCGATGTAGCCGACTGAACCTTTTAACAATCCGGTTATGGAGTTGGACCGATCATCTGAGCCGAAGTCACTGTCGCCGACGTCCTTGAGCAGCTGCGCGATGCCAAAGTCTGCGATGACGGCCGTCATGTCGTCGTCGAGGAGGACGTTGCTCGGCTTCAGGTCGCAGTGCACGACACGGACCGGTGCGTAGTGGTGCAGGTAGGCGAGCCCCTCGGCGACGTCGCCGGCGATGGCGACCAGCTGAGCGAGGTTGAGGCCGCGGCCGGGCCGGCCGTCGTGCGGGTAGAGGCGGCTCTCGAGGCTGCCGTTGGGCATCAGCGGGAGCACGAGCGCGTGGAAGTCCGGCTGGCTGCACACGGTGACCACGCGCACCAGGTTCCGGTGGCGCGTCCGCCTCAGCACCTGGCACTCCCGCTTGAAGCTCCGGGAGACCTCGCCGCCGCTCTTCGGGTCGAGGACCTTGACGGCGACACGCGTGCCGTCGCGGAGCGTCCCCTCGTAGACGCGCCCAAACCGCCCTGCGCCAATGAGGCTCGACTGCTCGAAGCCGCGCGTCGCCTCGGAGAGCTCCCGGTGCGACACCCTCGGGTGGTCCCTCTTCGTCGGCTCGTCAGCGTCAGTAAGCAGCATCGAGCGCCGCGCGTCCCGCCTCACGTCCGCTGTCGCCGCCGCGCGGCATGCGACGACGCCGATGATAGCCAACGTGAACCCGACGACCGTGATCACCACGCGCCGGTCACAAAGCACGCGATGCCTTGCGCCGCCGCACCGAGCCAAGCCGGCCACGGACCCGCAAAGGCCAGTGTCACCGAGGAATGCATCCGCCGGGAAGCTCGCGAAGGCACCGGTACCCGGCACCTCCCCGGAGAAGCCGTTGTAGGAGAAGTTGACACGCCGCAACGACGCCGCCGTCTCCAAGGACAACGGCAGCGCACCCGTCAGGCCATTATACGACACGTCAAGAATTTGCAAGAACGGCAAGGCGACGACGGTGTCTGGCAGGCCGCCCTCCAGCGCGTTGCCGGAGACGTTAAGGTACTCGAGCGCGACGCAGCTGCCGAGCTGCGGCGGGATCGTGCCGGACAACCTGTTCGACGACAAGTTGAGCACTTGCAGCATCATCATCTTGCTAATGGTCGCCGGGATCGGCCCTTCCAGCAGGTTGCCGCTGAGGTTCAGGTAGAGTAAGCCACTCAGTCTGGACAAGTCTGCCGGGATCTTGCCTTGCAACGCATTGTGAGAGAGATCAAAATCTTGCAGGTTCACGCATTGGGCAAGGCTCGGAGGTATGACGCCTGAGAGACGGTTGTCACGCAGCACGAGCACGCGCAGCTGCGTGAGGTTGAAGAGCGTGGCCGGGATGGAGCCGTTGAGCCGGTTGTGCGAGAGGTCGATGAGCCCGAGCCGTGGGATCGCACCGAGGGACGGCGGGACCTCGCCGGTGAGCAGGTTATTCGAGAGGTACACCCGCTCGAGCCGCTGCATGCCGACGATGCCCGGCGGGATGGAGCCGTTGAGGAAGTTGTGTGACAGGTTCAGGGCGGTGAGATTGGTGAGGTCGGAAAGGTTCGCCGGGATCGGGCCGAAGATTTTGTTGTACTCCAGGTAGAGCTGCTTGACGCCAGGTGAGAGGCGACCGACAAGCGGCGGGATCGTCCCGGCGATCCCGTTCCCAGCGATCCCGAGCTCCTTCAAGTTGGTGCAGTTTGCTAGGGAGGCAAAGAAAGGCTCAAGGTTCGTGTTGTTCTCTGGACTCTCTAGGTAGTTGTATGAAAGGTACAGAAGCTCCATGTCCCTCATGTTGCTGAACATGTCGGACGGCAGCTCGCCGGTGAGGAAGttggactccagcagcagccATTTGAGCTTAGTCGAGTTGGATATCGAGCGGGGGATGCCGCCGACGAGGTTGTTCGACCACAAGACCAAGAACATCAGGTCGGGCAGCGGGCAATCTCCTCGAATGGGGATCTTGCCATCGAGTGAATTTGAGGAGAGGTCAATGTACTGCAAGCTGGACAAGTTGCGAAAGATGGCCTCCGGGATGTGCCCAGACAAGTTGTTTTCGCCGAGGTTGAGGTAAATAAGGTTCCGAATGTGTGTGAGCTCGACCGGAATCGGCCCCTCCAAACCGTTATTGCCAATGCTCAATTGCTTCAGCCGAGAGAGATTCCCGAGCTCCGGAGGCACTTCTCCGGTGAAAAAGTTTGCAGAGAGGTCAAGGAAATTGAGGCTAGAGAGGTCGCCGAGCTCCGGCGGGACTTCCCCGGCGAATGAATTCGCCGATATTTCTAGTAAATTGAGGCGAAAGAGGTTCCCGAGCTCCGACGGAACCCTCCCGGTGAATAGGTTTCCCGAGAGACTGAGTATGTTGAGGTGGGAGAGGTTGCCGAGTGCAGGAGAGACCTCACCGGAGAGCTTTTGATCCCTTAGAATCAACTTCACGACACGCTTCGTCGCCATGTCGCAAGCAACGCCGGTCCAGTTGCACACATCTGCTGAACCCCAGCTATCGAGAGCTCCTTCGGGGTCACTAGACACACCAGATTTGAAGGACAGAAGCGCAGAGCGGTCATCTGACCAGCCAGCTGAAAGAGTTGGGATCGGGGCatgggggaggaagaagagaaggaaggtgAAGACGACGGCGGCGGAGATCGGCGCAACCTCCATGAAAGCATGAGGTGCTGGAGAGCTCAAACTCAAGTCTTAAGACATTGGAGGCAAATGCTTGCTGATGGCTACGTTTGCTACACCGCTGGGGCTCTTAAAGGATGGAAGAGAGTCAACCATGCCTAGCTGCAGTTTGGCTGCAGCCGTTACACATTGGCGCCAAGGTTTTGACTTTGGCACcccaccacccccccccccctgccacGTGGCGGAACATGACTGGTTCGGCATCTACAATGTTTCACTAAAATGTGGGGCCATGTGGTATGGATACGGTCTCCTATGGAATGTAATCAGAGTGTGGATTAAGGTGTGGATTAGGGAGGGACGGTGGATTAGACAGGGTGATTAATGGGCGCAATCATGTGTCATGTGCGTGCACCGGCGTGGGGCCCGTCAAAGATTTGCACGCGTCCATGGTGGAACAGTTCTAGGTTTGTTATTTGATCCATATTTGATACTGATAAAAGTtcaaaaataaactaatagatGTGTTGGCTATGTGATGTAGCTTTGTAGAACTATGTAAAGTGTGGTAATTAGGTGGTTGAGATGCGTGTTTGTGATGTGGACGGTCATTGTTCCGAAAGTTGGGTCTATGTAGGTTATCTTTGGGGATATAGGGATCTTTCTAGCATTGTTTTCCAAAAGGAAACAACGTTCAATTGTGGCACAGATTCTTCCTCAGAGAACAATTTTAATGGTTCATTCTAGATTGCTGCAATTAGAAAACAACTTGTATAGAGGTAACTAGGTTAAACCTCCTCTAATAATTTACTTGCATAGGCTGAAGTGCATTCAGACAGGTTCGTGATTATGATTTGGACAACTTCAATGCTACGGGTTAGCGTATGGTCCTTTTGGATCTATTGGGCCAGCCCGGCTAGGTCTGATCCGGCTAAGACACGGTTTGACAGGTCCAGCTAAGCAAATGGGTCGTGCCATGTCAGCTCGTGTGTCAGAGGCACGGCCCACGGTATGACCCATGGCCGACCGTGCCATGCTAGGTTGGCCTGGGCACGGTTGCAGCACAGCGGGCTTGCTGGGCGGGGAGGGGTGGCGCAGCGGGGGCGGCCGGTCaggcggaggcgggggcgggggcgggggcgggggcgggggcagcTTGCCGGCGGGATGAGGGTGGCTGGACAGCGCGGACTGGGGCGGGGGCAACCGGGCGGCGTGGCCGGCGGGGTGCGAGGCGGCCGGGGCTGGGCGGTGGGGCAGCTATGGTCGGGCTGGGCCGTGTCGGCACGCCGTGCCGAGGCGTCGACCCAGGCATAGTCCGACTAGCCGTACCGTGCAGGCTCGGCCCGTCTGCCCCTCGGGCCATGTCTTGCCTGGGTCGTACCTACAATATCGTATCTCGGATCAATCTAGTAGGTACGACCCAGATGGCCAGTACTATTTTGGCATAACTTCTCTATGTGCATAAACCAGCTTAGGTCTCTCCTAGTACTCCAGTGTAGCTAATTTTTTAGGCATTAATTAGCTATCCAGCGAGGCGAAAAAATTGATATGACAAGCAatttaaaaagagagaacaTGTTTATTTCTTACAGAAGAAACTAGCATTTTGAGCGATCCTAGACAGAAGATATCGCCTTGTGAGAAAATTAACTGCCTTAGGAGACCTCAAAAAACTAGCTGCACACATGCATGTGCACAACAatttctcactctctctctctcagacaTCGTCTAAGAAATAAGGCATTGGAAGTAGCCTTATAAAGAGAAGATAGTGGAAgacaatttcttcttctttaaaaGTTGACTAAGAATCCCGTCGTTTGGCACACCACTTACGATATTTTTCTATGGAGAGGATGCAGCAGAGGTCACTACCTTAGAACGGGCTGTTATAGACGGTTGTTAAACTCTATCATAGACGGGTGTGGTTTTCGTCTACGCAAAAGTGTCTGTGATATCGAGCTTATCACAGACGGGTAACACTCCATCTGTAACATAGCTACACACAGACAATTTTTGTTAATATATGTGACACATCACAGACAGTTTTTGTTAATCTCCGCCTATGTCTTACACATCACAAAAGGTTTTGTTAATGTCTGTCTGTGTCATATGACACATCATATACGGTTTTTCTTAATATCCGTTGGTGATACTATTTTCAGAAAAATAGGATTTTagatgtagaaaaaataaaaaaaaactttttgcaCTTAGACCATTGTGTCACTATTCACAAGACCCATGCCatgtcatcacacaagtcacacgatttttcgtACGAGATACATGTGACTGTGGTTTGCGAGCATTGAACTTGCAACCAATGGCCTCGCGTGTagcttccttaccatctcacctataCATCATTGCTTATAGCAATAAGATAATTTATACTTTTGACCCTTGTCCGAAACTATAGACAATTATTTGTgcatctaaataacttcaaatgaaaatgttatagactaaaaagttgtaaatcttgtagaaagctataattttcatataattttttcctTCATTTGATGCCATTTGGAACTCATTAAATATTTACCCTATAGACACAGATAGTTTTTCTTAATGTCCGTCTGTGTCTTATGATAATATCACATACGGTTTTTCTTAATGTCCGTCTGTGTCTTATGATAacatcacagacggtttttctTAATATCCGTTTTTTCTTATGACACGTTACAAATGATTTTTTGTTAAAGTTTGTCTatgtcttatgacacatcacagacggttttttgTTAATTTTAGTTTATGTCTTCACATCAAAGacaatttttcttaatatctgTCGATGTCTTcatatcacagacggtttttctTAAGTTCTGTctgtgtc from Phragmites australis chromosome 8, lpPhrAust1.1, whole genome shotgun sequence includes:
- the LOC133927548 gene encoding putative leucine-rich repeat receptor-like serine/threonine-protein kinase At2g24130, with product MEVAPISAAVVFTFLLFFLPHAPIPTLSAGWSDDRSALLSFKSGVSSDPEGALDSWGSADVCNWTGVACDMATKRVVKLILRDQKLSGEVSPALGNLSHLNILSLSGNLFTGRVPSELGNLFRLNLLEISANSFAGEVPPELGDLSSLNFLDLSANFFTGEVPPELGNLSRLKQLSIGNNGLEGPIPVELTHIRNLIYLNLGENNLSGHIPEAIFRNLSSLQYIDLSSNSLDGKIPIRGDCPLPDLMFLVLWSNNLVGGIPRSISNSTKLKWLLLESNFLTGELPSDMFSNMRDMELLYLSYNYLESPENNTNLEPFFASLANCTNLKELGIAGNGIAGTIPPLVGRLSPGVKQLYLEYNKIFGPIPANLSDLTNLTALNLSHNFLNGSIPPGIVGMQRLERVYLSNNLLTGEVPPSLGAIPRLGLIDLSHNRLNGSIPATLFNLTQLRVLVLRDNRLSGVIPPSLAQCVNLQDFDLSHNALQGKIPADLSRLSGLLYLNLSGNLLEGPIPATISKMMMLQVLNLSSNRLSGTIPPQLGSCVALEYLNVSGNALEGGLPDTVVALPFLQILDVSYNGLTGALPLSLETAASLRRVNFSYNGFSGEVPGTGAFASFPADAFLGDTGLCGSVAGLARCGGARHRVLCDRRVVITVVGFTLAIIGVVACRAAATADVRRDARRSMLLTDADEPTKRDHPRVSHRELSEATRGFEQSSLIGAGRFGRVYEGTLRDGTRVAVKVLDPKSGGEVSRSFKRECQVLRRTRHRNLVRVVTVCSQPDFHALVLPLMPNGSLESRLYPHDGRPGRGLNLAQLVAIAGDVAEGLAYLHHYAPVRVVHCDLKPSNVLLDDDMTAVIADFGIAQLLKDVGDSDFGSDDRSNSITGLLKGSVGYIAPEYGLGGHPSTQGDVYSFGVMLLQLITGKRPTDVIFHEGLTLHDWIKRHYPYDVGAIVARSWLTDAAAAVADERIMADVMVELIDLGLVCTQHSPTARPTMVEVCHEIALLKENLAKHRGAASVTMTASERAKAGGRYEQVPKKMTVSSPSPHDPVATATATASPRRPLPVPSPSSPSPNPEFSGRLPRGHSGSRQPPKSLFFPAASAHRDHLDLSFSRSPDPASGASACDPGCGWGPRLGRCLQQEELSDDALQQELYAARIPADLKGKSPLLPPPPAMRQQRSSVVAVPPHSSFNARDAPMHLEPPAALDVGPSGSHAAKASDGMDDSLGWVKVKSRFWRRSVNAKNSRRQPPASSSGLNAMAILSLFKKKSSGRCFRCLASDHKFADCRDPPRCILRSASGHRSSWCPSKKKPARHRAARTASWRHIEPMRKAPIQQAPALPLNSVAFRPLPRRLENHIPGVAHHHPEPVRRCIPFSKSTECSERSLMWHVAGPTQHRSQRVDDRVFYHNQRRRGDQGRIHRVTGWARAQKKRN